The genomic segment TCATCAGCAACTAGATTAAAATTGGGAAATTAGTACCAGTAACATAAAGGGTAAATATAGGAGTTTGTTTCATGGTTTGATTCTTTGTCATCTTCATTTATAGACATTCCTCTGTTGTCATCTGCAGCTTCACTTCCATTTGTGTGTACTTTCTCAGATCCATTCAAATCTGTGTCTCCTTCttcaagtgtgtttgtgtctgcagttATTTTTTCTATCTGCTGGAATCGATCCTCCAAGCTCTCAGAGGGAAGTGTCAGGGATCTGTTTAAGAGGAAATCATTTTAATATAGTGTAAAGAACCTTTTTTCTATTATTCCTGTATAAAAACAACGAAACATCCGTACTTGGCTTTCTTCACCAGGAGGCTGATATGGGTTTCCTTCTCCTCCAGGATCTTCTTCAAAGCGTCAACTTCTCTCTGATTGTCCAAGAGTTCCCTCTGCAGACGATGGTTTGTCTCCTCCAGAGTCTCACAAAAAGCCTAAAGTCAAAAATAGCCTAAAGTTAGTAAGAAACCAGAAAATAATCTTGACTTTAAGCCCTTGAGTCAACATTTCTTGCACAGACATGGACCTCACCCGACTCTCCACCAGACTATCGAAAGGACCTGGCGGATCAACCAAACACAGGAAGCGTCTGACTTCTTCACTGAGAAGCAAACAAACGAAAAACTCAAAATCAAACAAGATAGACAGTAAAATCTGTCGGAGTCCATCTTTATATCCCCATATTGACACGCACCTCCTGATGACTTCTTGGTGTGCTGTTAAGCTCTGCAGAAAGCTTTGCAGGCCGCTCAGCCTCTCCTCCAGAAACTCCTCATCGTAGTTGTCTTTGAACCAGCGCTTAGGAGGCAGGGCCAGAGCCGAGCTGGGGTACAGCTCTTTAAGCTTCAGATGAAAGATTTACCAAAatctcagaaaataaaataagttagGAACAACATCATGTGATCGCTTGTCAAATATGGCTCAGAAACTCTTACACTGGGGGGGTTTCCAAGCAGAATAATCAGAAACACCAGGTATACACTTAATTGGAatttgtctctgtctttataTTAATCACGCAGACATTAGAATAGACAGAggtaacattaaaacaaaatgctATTTACAGGCTTATAGATAAAAGCTCCTATGAAGCACTTTTAGCTGGTGATGAAACAGGCTGAAAGTATTATTGTTGCTTCTATATGACCCACTTAAGCAAAAAAGaccatcattattattaagGCCTGAAGGCACGTCCGCAGGGTAGTTGAATGACAGTTATTGACGACACTCTGCCAAAACAGCACATTCAAGTCAAAGATTCTTGAttagtgatacatttgacagtTGAATACAAGAATGctgacattttttgtttaaaaaaaaaaaaaattagcaaTGATATAAGGggtaccactttgtccaaaAGCGGCGCCAAAATGGACAGAACTTTGTCCTATTTCTCACAGAGGATTTGAATATACTTTTTAGTGcaaaggagaaaacaaaggGGCTGAAATAGATATGGGTACATATGGGGTTCCTATAAAAGAGGTGTAAGGTAGTATTTACAGAATGCATGGTTTCTATAAGACACAAACTAACAAAAACAAtagttttaagttttaaagGGTGTTGGGTTATTATTGGGTTATTGCCCATACATTTTTTTGGCACTCTATGACtgtaaagtgacatttttatcatgtttaaaaaaagtgcacATGTTCCAATGTATGCAGTTAATAAATTGTTTGGAAGAAGCAGACTATATATAACATGCAGATCTGTCTATAAACAAGGACAGTTAGACACTCTGCTCTGAATAAAAATGAGAATTTGGTTTGATTCTTTGGTGCAACCTTTGCGGCTTTTAACTGATTTGAAGTCAATAATCATGGCTCGCTAACTTAGTAAAGTAAAGTTCAATAATAAGTACTAAAATTCAATAATGTCTATAGGGAACGAGGTTGACAGTCTCACCTTGTCATTAAGCCGGCAAAAGTCAGTGTATCTTCTGAAGATCACCCAGCTGTCTCCTTCAGCAGTCGTCACATGGATCTTATAAACCTAACagttaaaagtgttttttaagtacatacaaacacatggaCGCACAAAGAGTACATTGAGCAATATACAAATAACATCCTCTGAAAATGGAAAATTATGAGTGCAACTTGAGTGCATTTTTATGTGACATGCTCACAATTGGGACTGCAAAAGATTTTGCTTATTTGACAGTAATGAGCAGGCagcacacgtgcacacacagagatacacacacagaaacacacacacacacacacacacacacacacatacatgcaagTTATGTAAGATTTTTCAACAGAGTGAGTCATATGATGGCAATGTGACATCATACGTGTTTCCAGACAAAGTCCATGTGTTAAAATCTTCATAAATccattttcaacatttcaaaggTATTTActtaaaaagttttaaaaaatagaaagttTTAGCCCATCAACAAACATGTCAGTGATCTTTTTCTTTGattacttgatttatattagtCATGTTTGGTTTGGAAAGTTCACAAATCTTACTGTGAATTTCGCCCTCTCCTCCAGGATCTCGTAGCCCAGTAGTGTTGGGGTGATTGGTCTTTCCACCCAGTTGTCCCCAACTCTTCCCTCAACCCCCAGCAATGTTGATGGTCCATCCAGCATGTCTCCTCGAGGTCTCCTACAGAAGTAAGCTGAGGTTTGAGCCCAGGGTCTGACTGCTCTCATAGAGGAAATTATTTCTGGAGGTGGGGGCTCAGACTCCTTCTTGGCCCAGGACCTGCAAGCTCCAGTCAAGTCCACATGTAAAGGGACTGGAACAAAGGGGGCAGCCATCTGTGGGGGGCGGATTTAGAGTATAGAGTTGATTCATATGAcctcagaaaaaaagagtctAGTTGCCAAATCACACCAGCTCAGGGCAGATAATCCCACATTTTGTGCTGCAGGTTTGTGTCTTGACTAAACTGTGCTGGGAGTGTCTTGGTCATAGTCAGATCATCATATAGACACATTTTGTGAGGTCAATGTAAGCAGTGCTTAAAGCATATTGACTGAACTGTTGACACCCTGAGTGACACAGCAGTATCAGATTACTATATCACATGCTTCAGAGTGTGTCACGTCCCCTAAGAAAGGATTAGTTCCTGTTTTTTAGAAAGCACAAACACATATGAGAACACGAAACTCTAAAAGCAAGGCAGGATGAATACATGACATGcttttatctatctatctatctatctatctatctatctgtgtgtctgtgtgtctgtgtgtctgtctgtctgcctgtctatCTCAAATTACTTCCATTGATTCAAAAATTGCTAAAAGTTGCAAGATGTTATGTGAAATTGAATTGTTCTTCTACGACCTGTTACAGTTTTAAGActctgtaatatttacagtctatgctctgTACACATGATATCAACATGTGGGTAGAGGACTGACGCGTTTGGGGAATTCCAGCATGttaaaaatcacttttattaACTGTTGAGTTCATGTTCGGAGGAAGATTTCGTCTCCatgaaactgaaacaaaaatgtgaGGAAAAAGACAACGTTGGTATTCAAACAGGTCTTTTAAATGTCACTCCTTTCTTAATAACCAGTGTGTTATTAGTATTTTAACCAAGACTGAATATTGAAGCTCATATGTGCACAgcgaaactttttttttttttaagtacaaggAACAACTATTTAGTCAACTCGAAACCTATGGACGTGAACGCATCTCATGAACAACCCGGAAGCGTGTCGTCATTAGCAACAACAAACCCACCTGCCTTTAAATGACAGTGCAGGTCAGCAGCAGCGGCTCATTGTTGTTATACCTATTTGACTTAGCCTGTCAGAATATCATGAACAAACAGGCATGAAGACGCAAACACTTAATTCTAGTACTTTTTTTGTTCGTCTGGTTACCACCGTTCACACTATCACGCTACATGAACGTTAGCTTAGCTCGCTAGCAGACAGCGATATTATGGAAAGCGTTTGACGGACCCAGCTCTTCCTCATTGCGGTCAGCTGAAGGGGCAGTTCTGCTTTTAGTAGCTGATAAATCGACAGACTTCCCGTAAAGGGTTCACTGACTGCTATGGAGCCGCCCGCGGCAATGGGCTGTGTGAACATCGGTAATCTGACCAGCACCTTACCGGTGATCCCCTACCAGAAGCTGACCGACCTGTACTACCTGAGCAGAGGGGGCTTCGGCACCGTGTTCAAGGCTCAGCACTCAGACTGGAGGACCACTGTGGCCATCAAGTGCCTCAAACTCGACGCCCATGGAGAAAGGTACACCGTGTTGATGTGCTCTTTTGGCTGTACAGTTGTTGACAAGACTTTTGATTTTACGAGCACTCTGtgttaagataagataatcctttatttatcccacgatggggaaatttacattgttacagcagcaaagagcaaagattgcagacaaaaaagtgaacacagtacaatttaaataaaaaaaaatagatactgaaaaatagatttaaaaaatagatcagctattGTGCTTCTCCAAGGAATCAGTCAATGCTGTACAGACACTAACACCTGTCTATGGTGGAAAGCACACAAGCAAGATATAAATCCATGTCAGCTGTAATCCAATCAAAAGCGTGCAGCCATTTAAATctgatgtgtttatgttgttttatcaCTCTGTAAACAGCTGCAAGTCTCTCTCTGCCCTTCAGCTGTTCAGGTGGATCAAACATccctagatttaaaaaaaattacaatgaCTCCTGTGTGTAATGAGGGTAGACCAGACATGTCTTTCTTGGCTCTTTAATCAACAAATTATCCCTTTACTGTTTGATGATattttgaagtttaaatctAATAACTATAAGGTGTATATATATTCAGTTTGctttcaaatgaatgcattacatatcaaaacaaatgtgttttgataAGGACCACCTTAATGTGGTTGTTACAGAAATTAACCAAATATTGTTTTAGTTAGTAGAATGTGGAAATATTGACTGGTGAGTATTGGTTTGTCAATCATCTCAAACCAATATTTGTATTCactatcttttttgtttttactttcacaaacaaatatattaatacaaatatgtCCAGCCATAAAAGCATTAAGCATACAGCTGATGGcatattattataaatgatatTATTTCTTTGATTCAGACCGGCTGTCAGGTCTGTCtctagatga from the Labrus bergylta chromosome 4, fLabBer1.1, whole genome shotgun sequence genome contains:
- the LOC109996766 gene encoding sorting nexin-16 isoform X2; the protein is MAAPFVPVPLHVDLTGACRSWAKKESEPPPPEIISSMRAVRPWAQTSAYFCRRPRGDMLDGPSTLLGVEGRVGDNWVERPITPTLLGYEILEERAKFTVYKIHVTTAEGDSWVIFRRYTDFCRLNDKLKELYPSSALALPPKRWFKDNYDEEFLEERLSGLQSFLQSLTAHQEVIRSEEVRRFLCLVDPPGPFDSLVESRAFCETLEETNHRLQRELLDNQREVDALKKILEEKETHISLLVKKAKSLTLPSESLEDRFQQIEKITADTNTLEEGDTDLNGSEKVHTNGSEAADDNRGMSINEDDKESNHETNSYIYPLCYWY
- the LOC109996766 gene encoding sorting nexin-16 isoform X1, yielding MAAPFVPVPLHVDLTGACRSWAKKESEPPPPEIISSMRAVRPWAQTSAYFCRRPRGDMLDGPSTLLGVEGRVGDNWVERPITPTLLGYEILEERAKFTVYKIHVTTAEGDSWVIFRRYTDFCRLNDKLKELYPSSALALPPKRWFKDNYDEEFLEERLSGLQSFLQSLTAHQEVIRRCVSIWGYKDGLRQILLSILFDFEFFVCLLLSEEVRRFLCLVDPPGPFDSLVESRAFCETLEETNHRLQRELLDNQREVDALKKILEEKETHISLLVKKAKSLTLPSESLEDRFQQIEKITADTNTLEEGDTDLNGSEKVHTNGSEAADDNRGMSINEDDKESNHETNSYIYPLCYWY